The nucleotide window TCGCTGCGCCATGAGAAGAGCAGAGCAGAAATGGTCAGCTGGCGTAGCAGGGGTGCGTGCACGGACGGAGCTAAGCATGAGAGGAGGCGGCTCACGGAGGAGTGGGGCGGTGATCTGgtcgccatggccgccgccgtggccatgctcgtcctcttcttcctcttcttggtGGGACTGGGAGTGGAAGTGGGAGGAGGACGCCATGGTTATCTGTCTCAAGCTGGCTAGTCTCTACTGCTTCAGCTGTCGTCTCTGCATCGTAGTACTGTTTTGGAAGGTTTGGACTTTGGAACGTCGAGATCTAGGAAACATCCATCAGCAGCCACGTTCCCGGCCAGGTTCAGCGGGCATCCATAGGAGCGTAGCAACAACGTGGTCTGGGTCGACGAGTACGTCCGTTTCTCAACGAATAGTTAATGTTCGACTACGACTTGGGTATCAGCTAGTACGACTCTACCAACACCATATTTTCAACGTACCAATTCGGTCGTTGGATCGCCATCCAACAGCCACAACCGCGCCACACTGgacctctctttcttcttcctcccgccGAACCATCGACCCCGCCCCATCCGTCTGACTACACCCCCGCGGCCAGCACGCGCTGTCACAGGCCGCCTTGCCGCCTCATGCTCCCCTCACCCCTTCTGCTTGTCTCCACCGCGACCACCCCTGTAAGCCCAGCTGATCCGTAGCAGTGCCGACGACACCCGCAAagcccccacccccacccccctcCCTCCTCCCTGACCCGCACCCGTCAACCTGCTTCCTCGCCTTAGCCTGGACACCACAGCTTGCTGCCCTCTTAGCGTTGTCCTGTCTCGAGCGAGGTCCTATCTCAGCCTTGCCAGGCATCGCCAGGGTCGACGTCGCTGAGCTCCTCACGTCGCCCCCACCAAACTGACATCAACCAAAAATTCAGACATGACATTTAGCAAAACCCCAAAAAATAACTACAGATTGACATGTTGTGCCGAACAGGAAAGACAATTCTAGACATTTTTATTATGTTCTCCAAACGAGCAGTTTCCAAGATTCCAACATAGATCTTGACAAAAAAAGGCCGGTCCAGATAATGGCTGCATCCTGCATGTGCACGGGTGCTATAAACAACATAGATCTTGACAAAAAAAAAGGCCGGTCCAGATAATTGCTGCATCCTGCAAGTGCACGGGAGCTATAAACAAACTCTCTATATCTGTTACTACTTTTATTAGCTCAATAATAAATCAAATTGAGTAATAAACCGCGATTGAACACATCAGGAGGGACGGTGGTATTACAGGCATGGCCTCGTTCATGAAACGAGATGCACCTTGTTGGAATTATCATCTGGTTCTCAAGACCACTGGTGGCCGGTGACCCCGAGAGGTCCAGGCTCGGCAGGTCAACCACCTCTATGAAACAGCGCAACTAACACCTCTATACAACAGCGCAACTAACTGACAATGATGTTCTTTTGGGAAAACTCGCCTCAGAGTTGTTGCAGGTTGCAGCTATAACTTGCCAAATGCCAAAGATCCAGAAGGGAAAGGAGGGTTGGCTCTGCCTCTGCTCAAGACACTACATAGTGTAGCAGCAATGAAGCACACAGACTCAACCAAATTATATAGCCTCAACACAACTGTAtgtttctgtactctgtgctcaTTTACTTGTCATATCAGTTCTCGTATGTGGATTTCATTATTCCAGAATAAATGTACCTTGTTGGGATGTATCTTGAAATTATATGCTTCGTCTGCAATTCTCGGTCGTCTGTGCATCTTAATAACAAGCGCAGCATGAACGGCCATTTTGATTTATAGCAGCAAGAAGAGAAGAGTCGATGCCCAGGTGGTGCTACACACTGACCTGATTTGGCATTCCTTCTGTTGCCACCTTTTGAAGAATCCCTTGCCACATCAATTTGACTTGGAAGATCAGATCAGAGCGGTTCATGGGCAATCACAGATCACTTTTATGATCACAGTCTCTTCACATCTCTAGGAATTTAGATCTCTATAGGTGACAGAAACAGCTGTTCCGCTTCTTCCTCATTTTCTAGTCCGACAAGCTTCATGAGCATTGTGACACTGTCAAGGGTGCTGTACACCTCCACAAATCTTGGATGCGACTTATCCTCAACAAGGAACTTGTGCATCCTGCCATCTAGCTCTATGAAGCTGTACCCAGCTGATTTCTTGTGGTCTTTCTCCTTGAGTAACTTCCATACCTGGGCAACACCGTCCCATTTTCCAGACGACGCGTATATGTTTGACAGGATCACCAGATTTCCAGTGTTTTGTGGCTCGAGAAAGATGAGTTTGTTTACTGCTACTTCCGCTAGTTCTACGTTTCCATGGAAGCTGCAGGCACCGAGCAAGGCTCCCCAGATGACGGCGTCAGGCTCCACTGGCATGCTTGCTATCATACTGTAGGCTTCATTTAGGAGACCAGCACGCCCAAGCAGATCAACCATGCAACCATAGTGCTCGATTCTTGGAGTAAGACTAAATTCCGCTTCCATCGAGTTGAAGAGTAGCTTGCCTTCATCCACCAAACCTCCATGAGTGCAAGCCAAAATGACTCCAACAAATGTGATACCATCTGGTTTGACCCCTGTCATCTGGACACAGTAAAATAAGAATCAAGTTCCACACTGAGGAATGAGCAAGGCAAGAAAGTGATGATGTGTTAGTGCGAAAATATAGGAGTAAAATACAATTCAAGGAAGAAATCCTCACCCGCAACTTATGGAACAAGGCAAGTGCTTCCCTCCACGAGCCATGCAAGGCGAATGCCATGATCATTGAGTTCCAAGAACAGAGATCTCGCCGACGACGGATCCCCTGAAACACCTGCCAAGCTCTTTGGATGCTGCCACACTTGGCATACATCTCCAGCAGTGCATTGGCCACATACACATTCCTCAGGTGGCCTTTGCCCCTCGCATACTCCTCCACCTTCCTCCCAAGCTCCATGGCCCCAACAGCCGCGCACGCGGGCAGCACGCTGCTCACCGTAAGCTCATTCGGCTGCACCCCTGCCCCCTCCCACATCTTCAGGAACGCCCCCACCGCCTCCTCGTGCCGCCCGTTCTGCGCGTACCCGGACACCATGGCGGTCCACGAGACCACGTTCCGGTCCGGCATTTCCCCGAACAGCTTCTCCGCGGCGTCGAGGAGGCCGGCCCTGGCGTAGGCCGAGAGCAGCGCGTTGCTCACGGCGGTGTCCCTGCGCGGCATTTCGTCGAACACCCGCCTGGCGTCGCGCAGGAGGCGGTTCCTGGCGTAGAAGGAGACGAGCGCGGAGCCGAGGAAGGGGTCGCCGGGCGCGAGGTGGCCGGACTTGAGCAGCAGGGCGTGGGCGGAGAGCGCGAAGGGCGCGGAGGAGGGGGCGGAGGAGAGGAGGAAGGTGAAGGAGAGAGGGGTGAGCAGGCGGAGGCGGTGCGCGCGGGAGAAGGAGCGGAGGAGGAGCGGGCTGCGCGAGGCGGCGAGCGCCTGGAGGAGGCGGTCGTGGAGAGTGGCGGAGGGGGGCGAGGAGGCGAGGAGGAGCGCGGCGTAGCggaggtcgccggcggcgaggaCGCGGAGGAGGAGCGGCTGCAGGCGGCGCTCGCCGCGGCGGAGCAAGCGCGCGTGTAGCCGCTTCACTTCCTCCATGGAACGAACCACGCTGCGCGGGTCGTCAAAGGCCCATCCAAGTGTAAGTCGAATATAAGTGAACAGGGCCCAGCGGCCTtctctctaaaaagacttatatatacttcctaaatataagtctttctgaAGATTTCAGTATTCGACtacatacgaatgtatatagacatattttagagtgtagattcgctcatgttgctccgtatgtagtccacattggaatctttaaaaagacttatacttcctttgtcccataatataagaacgtttttggcactagTGTAGTATCAAAAACACTCCTATATTatgagacagagggagtatttagaaacggagggagtactataaaatAAGTCGAATGTTTCAATATGTATTCCTATTTTTTAACACGTATTCGCAAAAATGTCAACACATGTATTTAAAGTTTTTAAACGTATATAAAAAATTTagatgtatacaaaaaatgtacaaTGTGAATGAAAAAGGGTTGACATCAAAATATGCATTTGAAACAAATGTTAATCAtatatttgaaaattttgaattgtgtataatttttttctttatgtatacaaaaaaaattaaaatgtGTACGAAAAGTAGATGTGTGTTCAAAAAAGAACGAAAAACCGGTGAAAACCAAGAAAGACACAAAGaaaaccaaagaaaaaaagaaaaaaggaaaggaaacaAGAAAAcccaaagaaaaccatagaaagAAATGAAGAAAACCCAAAAAACTAAGTGAA belongs to Triticum urartu cultivar G1812 chromosome 7, Tu2.1, whole genome shotgun sequence and includes:
- the LOC125520675 gene encoding pentatricopeptide repeat-containing protein At5g08510 — translated: MEEVKRLHARLLRRGERRLQPLLLRVLAAGDLRYAALLLASSPPSATLHDRLLQALAASRSPLLLRSFSRAHRLRLLTPLSFTFLLSSAPSSAPFALSAHALLLKSGHLAPGDPFLGSALVSFYARNRLLRDARRVFDEMPRRDTAVSNALLSAYARAGLLDAAEKLFGEMPDRNVVSWTAMVSGYAQNGRHEEAVGAFLKMWEGAGVQPNELTVSSVLPACAAVGAMELGRKVEEYARGKGHLRNVYVANALLEMYAKCGSIQRAWQVFQGIRRRRDLCSWNSMIMAFALHGSWREALALFHKLRMTGVKPDGITFVGVILACTHGGLVDEGKLLFNSMEAEFSLTPRIEHYGCMVDLLGRAGLLNEAYSMIASMPVEPDAVIWGALLGACSFHGNVELAEVAVNKLIFLEPQNTGNLVILSNIYASSGKWDGVAQVWKLLKEKDHKKSAGYSFIELDGRMHKFLVEDKSHPRFVEVYSTLDSVTMLMKLVGLENEEEAEQLFLSPIEI
- the LOC125520676 gene encoding uncharacterized protein LOC125520676; translation: MAVHAALVIKMHRRPRIADEAYNFKIHPNKFGGGDVRSSATSTLAMPGKAEIGPRSRQDNAKRAASCGVQAKARKQVDGCGSGRREGGGGGGFAGVVGTATDQLGLQGWSRWRQAEGVRGA